One window from the genome of Veillonellaceae bacterium encodes:
- the thiD gene encoding bifunctional hydroxymethylpyrimidine kinase/phosphomethylpyrimidine kinase: MKTALTIAGSDSSGGAGIQADLKTFSACGVFGMSAITAITAQNTCGVTNIRELDAEIIRDQINAVYDDITVDAVKIGMLASPDIIEAVAESLQRNAAKNIVLDTVMISKSGSHLLKPEAVDVLKKVLLPMSLVVTPNLYEASEIVGFSVEDQNDMKRAAEAIKNMGAQYVVVKGGHLVGNACDLLYDGQEFIVFANERIDTIHTHGTGCTFSSAIAAGLAKGLSINDAVAAAKKFITMAITHGFRLGQGVGPTHHFYELYIKAGLC, translated from the coding sequence TTGAAAACTGCTTTAACTATTGCCGGCTCTGATTCAAGTGGTGGGGCTGGAATTCAGGCTGATCTTAAAACATTTTCCGCTTGCGGCGTTTTCGGGATGAGTGCAATTACTGCAATAACGGCGCAAAATACTTGTGGAGTTACAAATATACGGGAACTTGACGCTGAAATAATCCGCGATCAGATTAATGCTGTATATGATGATATTACTGTTGATGCAGTGAAAATTGGTATGTTGGCTAGCCCGGATATTATAGAAGCAGTAGCTGAATCATTACAGCGCAATGCTGCTAAAAATATAGTACTAGACACAGTAATGATTTCAAAAAGCGGCAGCCATCTTCTTAAACCAGAAGCGGTTGATGTGCTCAAGAAGGTTCTACTGCCGATGTCGCTAGTAGTGACGCCTAATTTGTATGAGGCTTCCGAAATTGTAGGTTTCTCGGTAGAAGACCAGAATGATATGAAAAGAGCGGCTGAAGCCATAAAAAATATGGGGGCTCAATATGTTGTAGTAAAAGGCGGTCACTTAGTAGGCAACGCCTGCGATTTGTTGTATGACGGACAAGAGTTTATTGTCTTTGCCAACGAACGTATTGATACTATTCACACGCATGGCACTGGATGCACATTTTCTTCAGCTATTGCCGCTGGTTTGGCCAAAGGTTTGTCTATAAACGATGCGGTCGCGGCCGCAAAAAAATTCATAACTATGGCAATTACACATGGCTTCAGACTTGGCCAAGGCGTTGGACCAACACATCATTTTTATGAGCTATATATAAAAGCGGGATTATGTTGA
- a CDS encoding response regulator has product MARILVCDDSAFMRMMLKRILIENGHEVIAEAGDGRQAVQLFRQFKPDLITMDITMPKMDGIEAVKIIHEENPLVRIIMVTAIGQRAVITEALKAGASDFIVKPFDASQVMETIDKIINNN; this is encoded by the coding sequence GTGGCACGAATACTCGTTTGTGATGATTCTGCTTTTATGCGGATGATGTTAAAGAGAATATTAATTGAAAATGGTCATGAAGTTATTGCTGAGGCAGGTGACGGCAGGCAAGCTGTCCAACTCTTCCGGCAATTTAAGCCTGACTTAATTACAATGGACATAACAATGCCAAAAATGGACGGTATTGAGGCTGTTAAGATTATTCACGAGGAGAATCCCTTGGTTCGTATAATTATGGTAACTGCTATCGGGCAGCGTGCGGTGATTACTGAGGCATTAAAAGCAGGGGCTTCAGACTTTATCGTTAAACCTTTTGATGCGAGCCAAGTAATGGAGACTATTGACAAGATTATTAACAATAATTAA